A genomic window from Micromonospora sp. WMMA1947 includes:
- a CDS encoding penicillin acylase family protein — protein MPLPAIRARLAALTAAALTASVLTVIPPSPALAATTFTPDDYCLGQCADILPPGQNGNATLAGILAHQALGTRPAHSSDQLDEYANLVYNYAGLTDEQIAHFYNDASFGVPDAQVESRISPRSDVTIVRDKATGVPHVTGTTRAGTMFGAGYAGAQDRLWVMDLLRHVGRGNVSSFAGGAPGNRELEQSVWANSPYTEADLQAQVDALRLKGTRGQQLYTDVADYIAGINAYIDKSIADDNYPGEYVLTGAGKPKHFTMTDLIATAGVIGGLFGGGGGNEVQSALVRVAARAKYGPTEGDRVWAAFRSQNDPETVLTLHDGQSFPYGATPPGATSAVLPDAGTVVAEPLAYDATGGAAARTGSSAATKDLLGGLSTLRTHGMSNAVVVSGRHTTTGNPVAVFGPQTGYFAPQLLMLQELQGPGISARGAAFAGLNLYVLLGRGQDYAWSATSASQDLTDTYAVPLCTTDGSTPTLRSNRYLYRGQCLAMEVLEKRNSWSPTLADSTPAGAYTLRALRTKYGLVSYRGLVNGQPTAFTKLRSTYRHEADSAIGFQAYNDPAAMGSAAAFQASAANVGYAFNWFYVNSTEAAYYNSGSNPVRSSTSDPNLPMKAEPAYEWAGWNPDTNDATYAPASAHPQSVNQDYYVSWNNKQARDFGAADGNFSYGAVHRGQLLDGPVKAAIAQRKLSRADVVRITAEAAVTDLRGQQVLGELLRVLDSTPVTDPALAAAVSKLRAWQQAGSRRVETSPGSKVYQHAEAIRIFDAWWPLLAAAQFRPGLGPDLYGALVGALQVNESPSGGQNAARDGTVNWASQGQAHKGSAFQYGWWGYVDKDLRAVLGDPVAGGLGRTYCGNGNLGACRQALLDTLGQAAAAPATTVYPGDSSCGAGDQWCADSIAQSGLGGITHPLIAWQNRPTYQQVVSFPARRGDTVTNLAQGRTATASSTQFLTSNTPAKAVDGSLGSRWASSYNDNQWLRVDLGSARTISRAVLRWEAAYATGYRIEVSGDGNSWQPVFSTITGNGGVDNVTFAPVSARYVRMYGVTRATSYGFSLYEFEVYGR, from the coding sequence ATGCCATTACCCGCCATCCGTGCCCGCCTCGCGGCGCTCACCGCCGCCGCCCTCACCGCGAGCGTCCTGACGGTCATCCCGCCGTCACCCGCGCTCGCCGCCACCACGTTCACCCCCGACGACTACTGCCTCGGCCAGTGCGCCGACATCCTGCCCCCGGGGCAGAACGGCAACGCCACACTCGCCGGCATCCTGGCCCACCAGGCGCTCGGCACCCGCCCCGCGCACTCCAGCGACCAGCTCGACGAGTACGCCAACCTGGTCTACAACTACGCCGGGCTGACCGACGAGCAGATCGCCCACTTCTACAACGACGCCTCGTTCGGCGTCCCCGACGCGCAGGTCGAGAGCAGGATCTCGCCGCGCTCGGACGTCACCATCGTGCGCGACAAGGCCACCGGCGTCCCGCACGTCACCGGCACCACCCGCGCCGGCACCATGTTCGGCGCCGGGTACGCCGGCGCCCAGGACCGGCTCTGGGTGATGGACCTGCTGCGGCACGTCGGCCGCGGCAACGTCAGCTCGTTCGCCGGCGGCGCACCCGGCAACCGCGAGCTGGAGCAGAGCGTCTGGGCCAACTCGCCCTACACCGAGGCGGACCTCCAGGCCCAGGTGGACGCGCTGCGCCTCAAGGGCACCCGGGGCCAGCAGCTCTACACCGACGTGGCGGACTACATCGCCGGCATCAACGCCTACATCGACAAGTCGATCGCCGACGACAACTACCCCGGCGAGTACGTGCTCACCGGCGCCGGCAAGCCCAAGCACTTCACCATGACCGACCTGATCGCCACCGCCGGTGTCATCGGCGGGCTGTTCGGCGGAGGCGGCGGCAACGAGGTGCAGTCCGCGCTGGTCCGGGTGGCCGCCCGGGCCAAGTACGGCCCGACCGAGGGCGACCGGGTCTGGGCGGCGTTCCGCTCGCAGAACGACCCGGAGACCGTGCTGACGCTGCACGACGGGCAGAGCTTCCCGTACGGCGCGACGCCGCCCGGCGCCACCAGCGCGGTGCTGCCCGACGCCGGCACCGTGGTCGCCGAGCCGCTCGCGTACGACGCCACCGGCGGGGCCGCCGCCCGTACCGGCAGCAGCGCCGCCACCAAGGACCTCCTCGGCGGCCTGTCCACCCTGCGCACGCACGGCATGTCCAACGCGGTCGTGGTCTCCGGCCGGCACACCACCACCGGTAACCCGGTGGCCGTGTTCGGCCCGCAGACCGGCTACTTCGCCCCGCAGCTGCTCATGCTCCAGGAACTGCAGGGGCCGGGGATCAGCGCGCGCGGCGCCGCGTTCGCCGGGCTGAACCTCTACGTGCTGCTCGGCCGCGGCCAGGACTACGCGTGGAGCGCCACCTCCGCCTCGCAGGACCTGACCGACACGTACGCGGTGCCGCTGTGCACCACCGACGGCAGCACGCCGACGCTGCGCTCCAACCGCTACCTCTACCGGGGCCAGTGCCTGGCCATGGAGGTGCTCGAGAAGCGCAACTCCTGGTCGCCGACGCTCGCCGACTCCACCCCCGCCGGCGCGTACACGCTGCGCGCGCTGCGCACCAAGTACGGGCTGGTGTCCTACCGGGGGCTGGTGAACGGGCAGCCGACCGCGTTCACCAAGCTGCGCTCCACCTACCGGCACGAGGCCGACTCGGCGATCGGCTTCCAGGCGTACAACGACCCGGCGGCGATGGGCAGCGCGGCGGCGTTCCAGGCGTCCGCCGCGAACGTCGGGTACGCGTTCAACTGGTTCTACGTCAACTCGACCGAGGCGGCGTACTACAACTCCGGTTCGAACCCGGTGCGTTCCTCCACCTCCGACCCGAACCTGCCGATGAAGGCGGAGCCGGCGTACGAGTGGGCCGGCTGGAACCCGGACACCAACGACGCCACCTACGCCCCGGCGTCGGCCCACCCGCAGTCGGTCAACCAGGACTACTACGTCAGCTGGAACAACAAGCAGGCGCGCGACTTCGGCGCGGCCGACGGCAACTTCAGCTACGGCGCGGTGCACCGGGGTCAGCTGCTCGACGGTCCGGTGAAGGCGGCCATCGCCCAGCGCAAGCTCAGCCGCGCCGACGTCGTCCGGATCACCGCCGAGGCGGCCGTGACCGACCTGCGCGGCCAGCAGGTGCTCGGCGAGTTGCTGCGGGTGCTGGACAGCACGCCGGTCACCGACCCCGCGCTGGCCGCCGCGGTGAGCAAGCTGCGGGCCTGGCAGCAGGCCGGGTCGCGGCGGGTGGAGACATCGCCGGGGTCGAAGGTCTACCAGCACGCCGAGGCGATCCGGATCTTCGACGCCTGGTGGCCGCTGCTCGCCGCGGCGCAGTTCCGCCCCGGCCTCGGCCCCGACCTGTACGGCGCGCTCGTCGGCGCCCTCCAGGTCAACGAGTCACCCTCGGGCGGTCAGAACGCGGCGCGCGACGGCACCGTGAACTGGGCGTCGCAGGGCCAGGCGCACAAGGGCTCGGCGTTCCAGTACGGCTGGTGGGGTTACGTCGACAAGGACCTGCGGGCCGTGCTCGGCGACCCGGTGGCCGGTGGGCTCGGGCGCACCTACTGCGGCAACGGCAACCTCGGCGCGTGCCGGCAGGCGCTGCTCGACACGCTCGGCCAGGCCGCGGCGGCACCGGCGACCACCGTCTACCCGGGCGACTCGTCCTGCGGGGCGGGCGACCAGTGGTGCGCCGACTCGATCGCCCAGTCCGGGCTCGGCGGCATCACCCACCCGCTGATCGCCTGGCAGAACCGGCCCACGTACCAGCAGGTCGTCTCGTTCCCGGCGCGCCGGGGCGACACGGTGACCAACCTGGCGCAGGGCCGTACCGCCACCGCGTCCAGCACCCAGTTCCTGACCAGCAACACCCCGGCCAAGGCGGTGGACGGCAGCCTGGGCAGCCGGTGGGCCAGCAGCTACAACGACAACCAGTGGCTGCGGGTGGACCTGGGCTCGGCCCGGACGATCAGCCGGGCGGTGCTGCGGTGGGAGGCCGCGTACGCCACCGGCTATCGGATCGAGGTCTCCGGTGACGGCAACTCCTGGCAGCCGGTGTTCAGCACCATTACCGGCAACGGCGGCGTCGACAACGTGACCTTCGCCCCGGTCAGCGCCCGCTACGTGCGGATGTACGGCGTCACCCGGGCCACCTCGTACGGCTTCTCGCTCTACGAGTTCGAGGTCTACGGACGGTAA
- a CDS encoding N-acetylmuramoyl-L-alanine amidase: MHFDHPELDRRTLLRAGFGAAAVAVVGSELALPAAAQAAPGADLDWIISCDEWAARPPADPLSVSAIPTNKIIVHHMAFPNVTDYSEEHAKQLARDCQDLHMDGNGWSDTGQHFTVSRGGHVLEGRHGSLDRLRAGDRQMIAAHCPGENGRAIGIENEGTYVTEAPPEELLDSLVRLCTAICRQYGLHAHDIFGHWDFRATLCPGAMFYREFPALRRAVFKQLGTKLGDVPARRWPDIWRFVGGPVVQVAQRLLAFRGYIVPVTGVFDAATVAAVQDWQARNAIPVDIDATLTAPTWETLAPELDQKSSGVPVAAAQFMLASKGYAEVTETGEYDHATRTAVKDLQRLHGLPPNGKISTTTWCALVGGVVRQSFHKH, translated from the coding sequence ATGCACTTCGACCACCCCGAACTGGACCGCCGAACGCTGCTGCGGGCCGGCTTCGGCGCCGCGGCGGTCGCGGTCGTCGGGAGCGAGCTCGCCCTGCCGGCCGCCGCGCAGGCCGCACCGGGCGCGGACCTCGACTGGATCATCAGCTGCGACGAGTGGGCCGCCCGCCCGCCGGCCGACCCGCTGTCGGTCAGCGCGATCCCGACCAACAAGATCATCGTGCACCACATGGCGTTCCCGAACGTCACGGACTACTCCGAGGAGCACGCCAAGCAGCTCGCCCGCGACTGCCAGGACCTGCACATGGACGGCAACGGCTGGTCCGACACCGGGCAGCACTTCACGGTGAGCCGCGGCGGTCACGTCCTGGAGGGACGGCACGGCAGCCTGGACCGGCTGCGCGCCGGAGACCGGCAGATGATCGCCGCGCACTGCCCGGGCGAGAACGGGCGGGCCATCGGCATCGAGAACGAGGGCACCTACGTCACCGAGGCGCCGCCGGAGGAGTTGCTCGACTCCCTCGTACGGCTGTGCACCGCGATCTGCCGGCAGTACGGGCTGCACGCCCACGACATCTTCGGCCACTGGGACTTCCGGGCCACGCTCTGCCCGGGCGCGATGTTCTACCGGGAGTTCCCGGCGCTGCGCCGCGCGGTGTTCAAGCAGCTCGGCACCAAACTCGGCGACGTGCCGGCCCGCCGCTGGCCGGACATCTGGCGGTTCGTCGGCGGCCCGGTGGTCCAGGTCGCCCAGCGCCTGCTCGCGTTCCGCGGCTACATCGTGCCGGTCACCGGCGTGTTCGACGCGGCCACCGTCGCGGCGGTGCAGGACTGGCAGGCGCGCAACGCCATCCCGGTCGACATCGACGCCACGCTGACCGCGCCGACCTGGGAGACCCTGGCTCCGGAGCTGGACCAGAAGTCGTCCGGCGTCCCGGTGGCCGCCGCGCAGTTCATGCTCGCCTCCAAGGGCTACGCCGAGGTGACCGAGACCGGCGAGTACGACCACGCCACCCGCACGGCGGTGAAGGACCTCCAGCGCCTGCACGGACTACCGCCCAACGGCAAGATCAGCACCACCACATGGTGCGCGCTGGTGGGGGGTGTGGTGCGCCAGTCGTTCCACAAGCACTGA
- a CDS encoding serine/threonine-protein kinase, translating to MSGWELSGYTPVRRLGAGASGSVVLATHDPTGTPVAIKYLVRDLGEDSAFRTAFRAEARLLGEIDDPHVSRLYEYVESPHGAAIVMELVDGVSLRQMLREHGPTTPEAALCVLKGSLAGLAAAHAHGVVHRDYKPENVLVTGTGLSKLADFGIAMPIGQGSDTTVSGTPRYMAPEQWTGAPAAPACDIYAATATFFECLTGRPPYQGPDLLSLRDQHASAPIPAEAAPPPVHDLLRHGMAKRPDERPPSAEAFLELLEQVAGTGYGPQWQERGLRELARRAVLLAALWPFPDRAEGATAVAHTELGTTATGRGGRFRKGRTRTALAAGAVAAAVLAGGAGYSYAAHDGTSTAGPASAAPAITGAPTPDPTGAETPSPSPTPAPPSASAAPPPPTPPDTPDPTGTPTRTGSPTPSASPSTSAPPPDVTAPVVDGVRADPGELDPKGCPYGTKTSTVSAAVTDDRSGPAALTVTFGYTLDGATGTVRMAAAGRGLFTGTLGPLSTPRRSARIPVRVTAADAAGNTTTSASPVYVTLYHDCTPG from the coding sequence ATGAGCGGCTGGGAACTGTCCGGATACACACCGGTCCGCCGGCTCGGCGCCGGCGCGTCGGGAAGCGTCGTGCTCGCCACCCACGACCCGACCGGCACCCCCGTCGCGATCAAGTACCTGGTCCGCGACCTGGGCGAGGACTCGGCGTTCCGGACCGCGTTCCGCGCCGAGGCCCGGCTTCTCGGCGAGATCGACGACCCGCACGTCAGCCGCCTCTACGAGTACGTGGAGAGCCCGCACGGCGCGGCCATCGTGATGGAACTGGTCGACGGCGTCTCGCTGCGCCAGATGCTGCGCGAACACGGCCCGACCACGCCGGAGGCCGCGCTCTGCGTCCTCAAGGGCTCGCTCGCCGGCCTGGCCGCCGCGCACGCACACGGTGTCGTGCACCGTGACTACAAGCCGGAGAACGTCCTGGTCACCGGCACCGGGCTGAGCAAACTCGCCGACTTCGGCATCGCCATGCCGATCGGTCAGGGCTCCGACACCACGGTGTCCGGCACACCCCGCTACATGGCCCCCGAGCAGTGGACCGGCGCCCCGGCCGCCCCGGCGTGCGACATCTACGCCGCCACCGCCACGTTCTTCGAGTGCCTCACCGGCCGGCCCCCGTACCAGGGACCGGACCTGCTCTCCCTGCGCGACCAGCACGCCAGCGCGCCGATCCCCGCCGAGGCGGCACCCCCGCCGGTGCACGACCTGCTGCGCCACGGCATGGCCAAACGCCCCGACGAGCGGCCGCCGTCCGCCGAGGCGTTCCTGGAACTGCTGGAACAGGTCGCCGGCACCGGCTACGGCCCGCAATGGCAGGAACGAGGGCTGCGCGAGCTGGCCCGGCGGGCAGTGCTGCTGGCCGCGCTGTGGCCGTTCCCGGACCGGGCCGAGGGCGCCACCGCCGTCGCGCACACCGAACTCGGCACGACCGCCACCGGCCGGGGCGGACGGTTCCGCAAGGGCCGCACCCGTACCGCCCTGGCCGCCGGCGCCGTGGCCGCCGCCGTCCTGGCCGGGGGCGCCGGCTACAGCTACGCCGCCCACGACGGCACGTCCACCGCCGGCCCGGCGAGCGCCGCTCCCGCCATCACCGGCGCACCCACACCGGACCCGACCGGCGCCGAGACGCCGAGCCCGTCACCGACACCCGCCCCGCCCAGCGCGTCCGCCGCGCCACCACCGCCCACGCCGCCGGACACCCCCGACCCGACCGGGACGCCGACCCGTACCGGCTCGCCCACCCCCAGCGCGTCCCCGAGCACCAGCGCGCCGCCGCCGGACGTGACCGCGCCGGTCGTGGACGGCGTCCGCGCCGACCCGGGTGAACTGGACCCGAAGGGCTGCCCCTACGGCACCAAGACCAGCACCGTCTCCGCCGCCGTCACCGACGACCGCAGCGGTCCGGCCGCGCTCACCGTCACGTTCGGCTACACCCTCGACGGCGCCACCGGCACGGTCCGGATGGCCGCCGCCGGGCGCGGGCTGTTCACCGGCACGCTCGGCCCGCTGTCCACACCCAGGCGCAGCGCCCGCATCCCCGTCCGGGTCACCGCCGCCGACGCCGCCGGCAACACGACCACCTCGGCGTCACCGGTGTACGTGACGCTCTACCACGACTGCACCCCCGGCTAG